The sequence TCGCCCAGGTCCATCACCTGAAAATCCACGCCGACCGGCCGCACGTCATCGCGGAGTACGTGGACGGCCCCACGCTGGACACCATCATCAGCCTCGCCACCATGCGCGAAAAGCCGCTCTCCGTGCCCTTCGCCCTCTACATCGCCGCCGAGGTGGCCGATGCCCTCCACCACGCGCACACGCTGAGAGATTCGGAGAACCGGCCGCTGGGCATCATCCACCGCGACGTGGCGCCCCGGAACATCCGCGTGGCCCGGAGCGGCGAGGTGAAGGTGACGGACTTCGGCGCCACCTACTCGCTCATGGTGGGCCGGGAGGAGACGCCGGGCCTCCTGCTCAAGGGCGACGTGGCGTACGCCTCGCCCGAGTACCTGAACCGCAAGCCCATGGATGGCCGGTCCGATAGCTTTTCGCTGGGCCTCGTCCTCATGGAGATGCTGACGTGCAAGCACCTCTTCGACGTGGAGGAGGACGAGAAGGCTCCCATTGCCACTCTGGACGTGAAGACAGAGGAAGCGCCCTCGGTGCCCCTCACGCAGATGATCGCGCTCGTCAACCGCTACCGCCCCGAGGACGTGGAGAACGCGATGGCGGGCCTGCCGGACGCGCTCAAGGCCATCGTCCACAAGGCCCTCCAGCGCAAGTCCTCCGAGCGCTACGCCACGGCGTCCGAGCTGCGCGATGCGCTGCGGGCGGCGCTCGCGGCGGAGTCACAGCCCTTCGGCCGGAAAGAGGCGAGCGAGGAGCTGGCGCGGATGCTGTCGGAGGCGTCCGTTCT comes from Pyxidicoccus trucidator and encodes:
- a CDS encoding serine/threonine-protein kinase, giving the protein MTDDSTPTDETQIEDPTPENTSDLESARPRLGFTIETTTYEAIRTLERRGNGEVVLLAERHLPHGLAGLVTIKRLRNPVTFERCQRLIEEVQLAFRLHHPAIAQVHHLKIHADRPHVIAEYVDGPTLDTIISLATMREKPLSVPFALYIAAEVADALHHAHTLRDSENRPLGIIHRDVAPRNIRVARSGEVKVTDFGATYSLMVGREETPGLLLKGDVAYASPEYLNRKPMDGRSDSFSLGLVLMEMLTCKHLFDVEEDEKAPIATLDVKTEEAPSVPLTQMIALVNRYRPEDVENAMAGLPDALKAIVHKALQRKSSERYATASELRDALRAALAAESQPFGRKEASEELARMLSEASVLRDRVELDEEGIFPEGLDADEATPAPNEE